In Candidatus Zixiibacteriota bacterium, the genomic stretch AGGGGCGTTACACTCTGATCGCCGCCACGGTCATGCCGGACCATGTGCATCTCCTGATCTGCCCTGAGGAGGGAGCATCATTGGGCCAGACCATGAGAGGGATCAAAGGCGCAAGCGCGCGGAAGATCAATCGCGGGCGCGGGACCAAAGGAAGGGTCTGGCAAGACGAGTCGTGGGATAGGATTGTCCGTGACCAAGATGAGCTCGATGAGAAGCTGGCGTACATGCTCAACAATCCCGTACGCAAAGGACTCGTTGCCGATCCTCGGCAATACCCGGGCTGGTTTCTGAATGCAGACTAAGAAAGCTCTGGTGGGGCAGGCAACCCCTTGCAGATTCCACCAGTATGGTAGGGCGTTGGTGGGGCAGGCACTCCTGGGAGTGTTGAAAAGCTCTGGTGGGGCAGGCACTCCTGCCTGCCCATGATCTTGCGCAGGCAAGAGTGCCTGCGCCACCAACCAAATGAAAGGCCAACAGATGAAACGCCCTCAGAGACTCTTCGCGAGAAGCACTCAGCGCGAATGGCTCACGTGGCTGAAGCGTGGCGCGATGATCTTCGTCGCAGGTATGATCCTCGTCCTGATCCTCTGGAAGGTCCCGGAATGGCAGGTCAACTCTCTGTGGGGCCCGGTATCCCCCGACCGTTTGTTTGAATTGGAGGATAAGGCGCGTGTCACCTTGGCACAGGTTCTCGGCGGATTGGCCATCCTACTCGGCCTATGGGCGACGTGGCGGCGGGTGATCGCCGCCGAAGAGCAAGTCCGAATCGCCCGAGAAGGCCAAATCACCGAGCGCTTCACCCGCGCCATTGAGCAACTCGGCAGCGACAATCTCGCGGTGAAATTGGGTGGCATCTACGCCTTGGAGCGCATCGCCCGCGATTCGGAAAAGGACCACTGGCCGATCATGGATGTGCTGAC encodes the following:
- a CDS encoding transposase; the protein is MTGLKITKRRLPHWSLPGSTYFVTFRVAADDLSLDEIQLVLDHLKAGQEGRYTLIAATVMPDHVHLLICPEEGASLGQTMRGIKGASARKINRGRGTKGRVWQDESWDRIVRDQDELDEKLAYMLNNPVRKGLVADPRQYPGWFLNAD